The Parashewanella tropica genome window below encodes:
- a CDS encoding P-loop NTPase fold protein has protein sequence MILGIIFLLYFGGHSYVSIINLLPLYRFLIFGLLLVPFCKSILERTQQPVTELSDDKPKEKRTQLDTHQVKIVESLHREFSNKGSRHITISGAFGVGKSSVINVFCNEIVNRKESGSKTHYICCNIDLWGVETNSIIQFVLGKVISTLAECIDMSGQRSLPQNYLSAMASGGGWFKFLNSFLKKQVSAEAIFLELSKILQVTNIHLIINIQDLDRNPNAEQSLNVLAGMLDRLKNQPNISYVFAAENTPIFSNTILRLCQHRWFMEQPSFLQKIDKAARELISQEVNGRCLPDNYYYQLNQRNSPCVELIDQMLSNYRAFESLVKEAQSKWTNLQGEVTTYDLFLILGLKNSYPRVLDTIVNIIRGDIDENKNVDELVDSYMTNSNLYEKSIFENSLIHLKILKDKADYLPNYDENNEPKTIQTTSLKNSITTLALTKGRIDIVISGHLHDGDFSYLEAYDVFIAAAENPENNFDIFAEKINSNLKEMWLTAFHEFGVYVFYESVKNEQCANRLMANIMKLDGELQHRVLNAFMVNKSERLNSSYLLKYLSSQIFIQDLTDWLNDFKYETLFDIGKIFKHLSLLRREGKEFKSIQTEILIDVVIRELLQSGTLMSKAVLCSGFISKEPAQMGLWTYLSDKTLNDLLTFFRELDEESILVETRYLYETYTSIQDNDLKDSIVNRIGGGKELIQSLINLKSDKNEKGSQS, from the coding sequence ATCTTTTACCCCTTTATAGGTTCTTGATATTTGGCTTACTTCTAGTTCCTTTTTGTAAGTCTATCCTCGAAAGAACACAGCAGCCTGTCACGGAGTTAAGTGATGACAAACCAAAAGAAAAACGTACACAATTAGACACACATCAAGTTAAAATCGTAGAAAGTTTACACAGAGAATTCAGTAATAAAGGTAGTCGACACATTACAATTTCCGGAGCCTTTGGTGTAGGTAAAAGTAGCGTAATAAATGTGTTTTGTAACGAGATAGTCAATAGAAAAGAATCCGGAAGTAAAACACACTACATATGTTGCAATATTGACTTGTGGGGCGTAGAGACTAATTCGATTATTCAGTTTGTGTTAGGTAAAGTCATAAGTACTTTAGCTGAATGCATCGATATGTCTGGCCAGCGTTCTTTACCGCAGAATTATCTGTCGGCGATGGCATCAGGGGGAGGTTGGTTTAAATTTTTAAACTCATTTTTAAAGAAACAGGTATCAGCTGAAGCTATATTTTTAGAGTTGAGTAAAATATTACAAGTAACAAACATCCACTTAATCATTAACATTCAAGATTTAGATAGAAACCCTAATGCAGAACAAAGCCTTAATGTCCTTGCTGGAATGTTAGATCGGTTAAAAAATCAGCCAAATATTTCATATGTTTTTGCAGCAGAAAATACACCTATTTTTTCTAATACTATTCTTCGCCTCTGCCAACATAGATGGTTCATGGAGCAGCCATCATTTCTACAAAAAATTGATAAAGCAGCAAGAGAACTAATATCACAAGAAGTGAATGGAAGGTGTTTACCTGACAATTATTACTATCAACTGAATCAGAGGAACAGTCCTTGCGTAGAACTGATTGACCAAATGCTCAGTAACTATCGTGCTTTTGAATCATTAGTTAAAGAGGCTCAATCAAAGTGGACTAACCTTCAAGGGGAGGTAACTACTTATGATTTATTCCTTATTTTGGGACTAAAAAATAGCTATCCAAGGGTATTGGATACAATAGTTAATATCATCAGAGGAGATATAGATGAGAATAAAAATGTTGATGAATTAGTTGATAGCTATATGACCAACTCAAATCTTTATGAAAAGTCGATTTTTGAAAACTCATTAATTCACCTAAAGATACTAAAAGATAAAGCCGATTATTTACCCAATTACGATGAAAATAATGAACCTAAAACAATTCAGACTACTTCATTAAAAAATTCAATCACAACATTAGCGTTAACTAAGGGGCGAATAGATATTGTTATTAGTGGGCATTTACATGATGGTGATTTTAGTTACCTTGAAGCTTACGATGTTTTTATAGCTGCTGCCGAAAACCCTGAAAATAATTTTGACATTTTTGCTGAAAAAATTAACTCAAACTTGAAAGAAATGTGGCTAACTGCATTTCATGAATTTGGTGTTTATGTTTTTTATGAGAGTGTCAAAAATGAACAATGTGCAAACAGGCTTATGGCAAATATTATGAAGCTTGATGGTGAGCTGCAACACAGAGTCCTTAATGCATTTATGGTTAATAAGAGTGAAAGGCTTAATTCTAGTTATTTGCTTAAATACTTATCTAGTCAAATCTTTATACAAGATTTGACTGATTGGTTGAATGATTTTAAATATGAGACGCTATTTGATATTGGTAAAATTTTTAAACATCTGAGTTTATTAAGAAGAGAAGGGAAAGAATTTAAAAGTATACAAACTGAGATACTTATTGATGTAGTTATTAGAGAATTACTTCAGAGTGGAACTTTAATGTCTAAAGCTGTTTTATGTAGTGGTTTTATTTCTAAAGAACCTGCACAAATGGGGCTTTGGACTTATTTATCTGACAAAACATTAAACGACTTGTTAACTTTTTTTAGAGAACTTGATGAAGAAAGCATTCTGGTAGAGACTCGCTATTTGTACGAGACATATACAAGTATTCAAGATAATGATTTGAAGGACAGTATAGTTAACCGTATCGGTGGTGGTAAGGAACTTATCCAGTCTTTAATCAATTTAAAAAGTGATAAAAACGAAAAGGGTAGTCAATCATAG
- a CDS encoding conjugal transfer protein TraD, giving the protein MNNHSNTNLNNDLDNKLNDLNIPGTVIEVIQAEAEELGAFEEDALDEADALEANDVENNVEDH; this is encoded by the coding sequence ATGAACAATCACTCGAACACCAATTTGAATAACGACTTAGACAACAAACTAAATGACTTAAACATTCCCGGAACGGTTATCGAAGTCATACAAGCAGAAGCCGAAGAATTAGGCGCATTTGAAGAAGATGCCTTAGATGAAGCTGATGCACTTGAAGCTAATGACGTTGAAAACAATGTGGAGGATCACTAA
- a CDS encoding ArdC family protein, with translation MVFNAEQIDGLPELEAKPLPEWQRHERAEKILTNSGVPIQHDQYDNAYYCPATDSIHLPAKNQFETADNYYASALHELCHSSGSEGRLNRDLSGRFGDKSYAKEELRAEIGSLMLGDELQIGHSFGQHAAYVDAWIQVLKDDPREILRASRDAEKIQDFVLELEKENSVSNNQFSGLHFETNNKSSIQTLTKTQSQSEQTL, from the coding sequence GTGGTATTCAACGCTGAACAAATCGATGGCTTACCCGAACTTGAGGCAAAACCATTACCCGAATGGCAACGCCACGAACGAGCAGAAAAAATCCTCACCAATTCAGGCGTACCTATCCAACACGACCAATACGACAATGCATACTACTGCCCTGCCACCGACAGCATTCACCTACCTGCCAAAAACCAATTTGAAACCGCTGACAACTATTACGCCAGCGCACTACATGAGCTTTGCCACAGCTCTGGCTCAGAAGGTAGACTCAACCGAGATCTATCAGGTCGATTCGGTGACAAATCCTACGCCAAAGAAGAACTCAGAGCCGAAATCGGCTCTCTCATGCTAGGCGACGAACTACAAATCGGCCACTCATTCGGACAACACGCAGCCTACGTCGACGCATGGATACAAGTTTTAAAAGATGATCCTAGAGAGATTCTCAGAGCATCGAGGGATGCCGAGAAAATACAGGATTTTGTTTTGGAGCTTGAGAAAGAAAATTCTGTATCTAACAATCAATTTTCAGGGTTACACTTTGAAACAAATAATAAATCAAGCATACAAACACTTACAAAGACACAATCTCAATCTGAACAGACACTATGA
- a CDS encoding LPD7 domain-containing protein: MNDEPVLEQQTYLAIPYEQRDKAIQQLGQLDNGRNAISFDAEKGLWFARKGTRLSKAEPWLPNPNLFNTPTHQDPNLEFAQVLESSGFVLNEPPLFDGQKHRVATIDDKRGQKSGVYCAYGDGHPAGWYQDHRNHSEPQKWHASFAQSDPLAKLHIKAHQANQRSLREITAAKRYQHYANRCSQAFQLMPPANLDHPYLLKKNVQPFPDVMQDKKGRLVIPLMDEHHKVHSLQRITPNGFKCLKKGAQKSGHFFVVGYKPLKDSEPILYAEGYATAASIAEATNRSVVMTVDAGNMPKVAEKLKAHYPNSQHLFLADDDRKNKTNKGLEKARQSAEITQGHWLSPNFISDEIEYGMTDFNDLHVSRGLEVVKRQIENHIQQCWPYIDKPRPVTLNSIEAIVEQSHQQAAPIPANPTLKQQFAPLTKLAKSANDEQVPKEPKPKSAPTPTPSTQNRIPDSLNKTYLAVNNKYYFSNRPSSLAFIDKGTKLQTKLSHAQIVEDLLVIAQQRNWQSVKLSGTKAFKRQAWLQASLQNMTVRGYRPDTNDIKQLKTLQTSKDTKEQPHQPKSTVNEIANTPSNNNPKATLQSAQNYSQNIKPEIQQRFMQKVKQKLDGLLKQSHSQQNHNIIKEPQHEQSLEHQFE, translated from the coding sequence ATGAATGATGAACCCGTACTGGAACAGCAAACCTATTTAGCAATTCCTTATGAGCAAAGAGATAAAGCTATACAGCAACTTGGTCAATTGGATAATGGGCGCAACGCCATCAGTTTTGATGCTGAAAAAGGTTTATGGTTTGCAAGAAAAGGCACTCGATTAAGTAAAGCTGAACCTTGGCTACCAAATCCCAATCTCTTTAACACACCGACACATCAAGATCCGAACCTTGAGTTTGCACAGGTATTGGAGTCATCAGGCTTTGTATTGAATGAACCGCCACTGTTTGACGGACAAAAACATCGTGTCGCAACCATAGATGACAAACGAGGACAAAAAAGCGGCGTGTATTGTGCCTATGGTGATGGTCATCCAGCAGGTTGGTATCAAGATCATCGTAATCACAGCGAGCCACAAAAATGGCATGCCAGTTTTGCCCAAAGTGATCCACTTGCCAAGCTTCATATCAAAGCGCATCAAGCAAACCAAAGATCGCTAAGAGAAATCACCGCTGCCAAACGCTATCAACATTATGCAAATCGATGCAGCCAAGCTTTTCAGTTGATGCCACCAGCTAATCTTGACCATCCCTATTTATTAAAGAAGAACGTCCAGCCTTTTCCTGATGTGATGCAAGACAAAAAAGGTCGGTTAGTGATCCCACTGATGGACGAGCATCATAAGGTTCATTCACTACAAAGGATCACCCCTAACGGTTTTAAATGTTTAAAGAAAGGCGCACAAAAATCCGGACACTTCTTTGTAGTCGGCTACAAACCTTTAAAAGATAGCGAACCCATACTTTACGCTGAAGGTTACGCTACTGCCGCCAGTATAGCCGAAGCCACCAATCGCAGCGTGGTAATGACTGTAGACGCAGGCAACATGCCCAAAGTGGCAGAAAAACTCAAAGCTCATTACCCGAACAGCCAACATCTATTTTTAGCTGACGATGATCGAAAAAACAAAACCAACAAAGGATTAGAGAAAGCTAGACAATCAGCAGAAATCACCCAAGGGCATTGGCTCAGCCCCAACTTCATCAGCGATGAAATTGAATATGGAATGACAGATTTTAACGATCTTCATGTCAGTCGTGGGTTAGAAGTGGTTAAACGACAAATTGAAAACCATATTCAACAGTGTTGGCCATATATAGATAAACCAAGACCAGTCACACTCAACAGCATTGAAGCAATTGTTGAACAAAGCCATCAGCAAGCTGCACCAATACCAGCTAACCCAACTCTGAAACAACAATTTGCACCACTCACCAAATTAGCTAAATCTGCAAACGATGAACAAGTTCCAAAAGAACCAAAGCCTAAGTCGGCACCAACACCCACTCCTTCAACGCAAAACCGAATACCAGACAGTCTCAATAAAACTTATCTGGCTGTTAACAATAAATATTACTTCTCAAACCGCCCTTCTAGCCTCGCCTTTATCGATAAAGGTACTAAGCTGCAAACCAAATTAAGCCATGCTCAAATCGTAGAAGACTTACTCGTAATTGCTCAGCAACGAAACTGGCAATCCGTCAAACTATCTGGCACTAAAGCTTTTAAACGCCAAGCATGGTTGCAAGCCTCTTTACAGAACATGACAGTTCGAGGCTACCGCCCTGATACTAACGACATCAAGCAGCTCAAAACTTTGCAAACTAGCAAGGATACAAAGGAACAACCTCACCAACCAAAATCTACCGTCAACGAAATTGCTAATACTCCTAGCAACAATAATCCAAAAGCCACTTTGCAATCAGCCCAAAATTATAGCCAAAACATAAAACCAGAAATCCAACAGCGTTTTATGCAAAAGGTAAAACAAAAGCTAGATGGCTTACTCAAGCAATCACATTCACAGCAAAACCATAACATCATCAAGGAGCCACAACATGAACAATCACTCGAACACCAATTTGAATAA
- a CDS encoding type IV secretory system conjugative DNA transfer family protein has protein sequence MNNRTSLSIWHYLALLLTALIISLWLSGTIFLYFGNLPVSHASPLTIAQYAYRFGHDKRTQFWLILSCVIGFLPLGFPIALKFKPKRPSLYGDAKFATHKEIQQAGLLANHGIIVGKLQSLFKHQYLQFAGQQHVLMSAPTRSGKGVGVVIPNLLSWQDSVVVLDIKQENWNISAGFRKAHGQKCYLLNLAPRDYLSHRWNPLYYISNDPSFRINDIQKIGQMLFPNIDSESPIWQASARSLWLGLVLYLLETPPLPVTLGEVLRLLNKGDSQLIEQINERMQSQQPLSNQCHASLREYLETPERTRGSIRKSFTSALELFYNPVIDAVTAGNDFDLRTLRQQRISIYVGVTPDDLQRLAPLINLFFQQLIDLNTRELPEHDPSLKYQLLLLMDEFAAIGKIGILSRGISYIAGYGIRLVTIIQSPAQLREIYGHDGAETIIDNHALQIVFAPKNIKIARELSDSLGNQTIKNSSRSKQLSGRGGRSENTSDHSRALMLPQELMRLGTQQSILLLENCPPIKCNKIRWYQDKLLQPRGNDRQHQHWATPNINKIVVKPLVNKAIQSAPIKLATDDTGTNSQVPTKPEQPATNEPQEPINLNEVEEAEVNAMVEDYFSQLNKPTNASQTEEKAK, from the coding sequence GTGAACAACCGAACTTCCTTATCCATTTGGCATTATTTAGCCTTATTACTCACAGCACTGATCATCAGCTTATGGCTCAGTGGTACAATATTTCTGTATTTCGGTAATCTTCCCGTTAGCCACGCTTCGCCATTAACCATTGCTCAATATGCTTACCGATTTGGGCATGACAAGAGAACTCAGTTTTGGTTGATTCTATCCTGTGTGATTGGCTTTCTGCCTTTAGGTTTTCCCATCGCATTAAAATTCAAACCTAAAAGACCATCTCTGTATGGTGATGCAAAATTTGCCACTCATAAAGAGATCCAACAAGCAGGTTTACTCGCCAATCACGGCATCATTGTTGGTAAACTGCAATCACTGTTTAAGCATCAATATTTACAGTTTGCTGGACAACAACACGTACTAATGTCAGCTCCGACTCGCAGCGGTAAAGGTGTGGGTGTCGTCATACCAAATTTACTTAGCTGGCAAGATTCAGTCGTAGTACTCGATATCAAACAAGAAAACTGGAACATCAGTGCAGGTTTTCGCAAAGCACATGGACAGAAATGCTACCTTCTCAATCTTGCTCCACGAGATTATCTCAGCCACCGCTGGAACCCACTGTATTACATATCCAATGATCCAAGCTTTCGCATCAATGACATTCAAAAGATTGGTCAGATGTTGTTTCCAAATATCGACAGTGAATCACCTATTTGGCAAGCCTCAGCCCGTTCATTATGGCTTGGATTAGTCTTATATCTTTTGGAGACACCACCTTTACCCGTAACATTGGGCGAAGTACTGAGATTGCTCAATAAAGGTGACAGCCAATTAATAGAGCAAATAAATGAACGAATGCAAAGTCAACAACCGCTATCAAACCAATGCCATGCTTCCCTCAGAGAATACCTTGAAACGCCGGAACGTACACGAGGCTCAATCCGTAAAAGTTTCACTTCAGCCCTAGAACTGTTTTACAACCCAGTGATTGATGCCGTCACCGCTGGTAATGACTTTGACTTACGAACACTTCGACAACAACGCATTTCGATTTATGTTGGTGTCACGCCAGATGACTTGCAAAGACTCGCACCGCTGATCAATTTATTCTTTCAACAGTTAATAGACCTCAACACCCGTGAACTTCCAGAGCATGATCCAAGTTTAAAGTATCAGTTATTACTATTGATGGATGAATTTGCCGCTATCGGTAAAATTGGCATTTTAAGCCGTGGGATCAGTTACATAGCAGGTTATGGCATTCGCTTAGTCACCATCATTCAATCCCCTGCCCAACTTCGTGAAATCTATGGGCATGATGGCGCAGAAACCATAATCGACAACCACGCATTACAAATCGTATTTGCACCCAAGAATATCAAAATTGCCAGAGAGCTATCCGACAGCCTTGGCAATCAAACCATCAAAAATAGTAGTCGCAGTAAGCAACTATCCGGCAGAGGTGGACGCAGTGAAAACACCAGCGACCACAGTCGAGCCTTAATGCTTCCACAAGAGTTAATGCGATTAGGCACACAGCAATCCATCTTACTCTTAGAAAACTGCCCACCGATAAAGTGCAACAAGATCCGCTGGTATCAAGACAAACTGCTACAGCCAAGAGGTAATGACCGCCAACATCAACATTGGGCAACACCAAACATTAACAAGATTGTGGTGAAGCCTTTGGTCAACAAAGCCATTCAATCAGCACCAATCAAACTCGCTACCGATGACACAGGTACTAATTCTCAAGTCCCTACAAAACCTGAACAACCTGCCACAAACGAACCACAAGAGCCTATCAACTTGAATGAAGTTGAAGAAGCTGAAGTCAATGCCATGGTCGAAGACTACTTTAGCCAGCTGAATAAACCTACGAACGCAAGCCAAACAGAGGAGAAAGCTAAATGA